One Actinosynnema pretiosum DNA segment encodes these proteins:
- the zapE gene encoding cell division protein ZapE → MPAPSLVERDPQVAPDELVGAMVPPPHFDAVRFDTYAPNPDEPSQAAAVAACAEFARRIGAGGERKGWLGSLFGKRDSGPAPGLYLDGGFGVGKTHLLASLWHAVPGPKAFGTFVEVTNLVGALGFVETVRRLGGHRLLAIDEFELDDPGDTMLVGRLIKELTEAGVAVAATSNTLPDKLGEGRFAAADFLREIQKLAARFEVVRVDGPDYRHRGLPDAPDPMSDAELVARAGATPGSTLDDFDALCAKLAKVHPSRYGRLLDGVTAVHLKGVHAAPDQSVALRLVALGDRLYDRDIPVAVSGQPLSELFTEEMLTGGYRKKYLRAVSRLVALSR, encoded by the coding sequence ATGCCCGCCCCCAGCCTGGTCGAACGCGATCCGCAGGTCGCACCGGACGAACTAGTCGGGGCGATGGTCCCGCCGCCGCACTTCGACGCGGTCCGCTTCGACACCTACGCGCCCAACCCGGACGAGCCCAGCCAGGCCGCGGCCGTGGCTGCCTGCGCGGAGTTCGCCCGGCGGATCGGCGCGGGCGGCGAGCGCAAGGGGTGGCTCGGGTCGCTGTTCGGCAAGCGGGACAGCGGGCCCGCGCCGGGGCTGTACCTGGACGGCGGGTTCGGGGTGGGCAAGACGCACCTGCTGGCCTCGCTGTGGCACGCGGTGCCGGGGCCCAAGGCGTTCGGCACGTTCGTCGAGGTCACCAACCTGGTCGGTGCGCTCGGGTTCGTGGAGACGGTGCGCAGGCTCGGCGGGCACCGGTTGCTCGCGATCGACGAGTTCGAGCTGGACGACCCCGGCGACACCATGCTGGTCGGCAGGCTCATCAAGGAGCTGACCGAGGCGGGTGTCGCGGTCGCGGCCACCTCCAACACGCTGCCGGACAAGCTCGGCGAGGGCCGGTTCGCCGCCGCCGACTTCCTGCGCGAGATCCAGAAGCTCGCGGCCCGCTTCGAGGTCGTCCGGGTGGACGGGCCCGACTACCGGCACCGGGGGCTGCCCGACGCGCCCGACCCGATGAGCGACGCCGAGCTCGTCGCCAGGGCCGGGGCCACGCCCGGCTCGACCCTGGACGACTTCGACGCGCTGTGCGCGAAGCTCGCCAAGGTCCACCCGTCCCGCTACGGGCGGCTGCTCGACGGCGTCACCGCGGTCCACCTCAAGGGCGTGCACGCCGCCCCCGACCAGTCGGTGGCGTTGCGCCTGGTGGCTCTCGGTGACCGGCTCTACGACCGGGACATCCCGGTCGCCGTGTCCGGGCAGCCCCTGTCGGAGCTGTTCACCGAGGAGATGCTCACCGGCGGTTACCGCAAGAAGTACCTGCGGGCGGTCTCCCGGCTGGTCGCGCTGTCCCGCTGA
- a CDS encoding EamA family transporter gives MVTAHADSTPAPRPPLAAASAAVARGVSAVPPTALLLLGVISVQVGAAVAKHLFAQVGASGAVALRLVLAALVLVVVWRPSLRMPARTWAVVGGFGVVLGAMNLLIYQAIERIPLGAAVTIEFLGPLAVAVLGSRRWVDGLWAVLAGGGVLLLARADGGLSVAGVAFALGAAACWAAYILLSAAVGGRTSGGRGLALAMVVGALVVLPFGIGEAGAELVEPTVLLIGLGVALLSSVVPYSLELEALRRIPSRTFGVLMSLGPAAAALAGLALLGERLDRVQWGAVACVVAASIGATRSARR, from the coding sequence GTGGTCACCGCGCACGCCGACAGCACCCCCGCACCCCGCCCGCCGCTGGCCGCCGCCTCCGCCGCGGTGGCCAGGGGGGTGTCGGCCGTCCCGCCCACCGCGCTGCTCCTGCTGGGGGTGATCAGCGTCCAGGTGGGCGCGGCGGTCGCCAAGCACCTGTTCGCGCAGGTCGGGGCGTCCGGGGCGGTCGCGCTGCGGCTCGTGCTGGCCGCGCTGGTGCTGGTGGTGGTGTGGCGGCCGTCGCTGCGGATGCCCGCGCGGACGTGGGCGGTGGTCGGCGGGTTCGGCGTGGTCCTCGGGGCGATGAACCTGCTCATCTACCAGGCGATCGAGCGCATCCCGCTGGGCGCGGCGGTCACCATCGAGTTCCTCGGTCCGCTGGCGGTGGCGGTGCTCGGGTCCCGGCGCTGGGTGGACGGGCTGTGGGCGGTGCTCGCCGGGGGCGGGGTGCTGCTGCTGGCCAGGGCGGACGGCGGGCTGTCGGTCGCCGGGGTGGCGTTCGCGCTGGGGGCGGCGGCGTGCTGGGCCGCGTACATCCTGCTGTCGGCCGCCGTGGGCGGGCGCACCAGCGGGGGCCGAGGGCTGGCGCTGGCGATGGTCGTCGGGGCGCTGGTGGTCCTGCCGTTCGGGATCGGCGAGGCAGGCGCGGAGCTGGTGGAGCCGACGGTGCTGCTGATCGGGCTGGGGGTGGCGCTGCTGTCCTCGGTGGTGCCGTACTCGCTGGAGCTGGAGGCGCTGCGGCGGATCCCGTCGCGGACCTTCGGGGTGCTGATGAGCCTGGGACCGGCCGCGGCGGCGCTGGCCGGGCTGGCGCTGCTGGGGGAGCGGCTGGACCGGGTGCAGTGGGGCGCGGTGGCCTGCGTGGTGGCGGCCTCGATCGGGGCGACCCGCAGCGCCCGGCGGTGA
- a CDS encoding PASTA domain-containing protein, with amino-acid sequence MVQQFPSNGSKPPRAALWVAGVVGALIVLGLVANGRGGDTGAEGGVAEPSTAAPARLTPVGAPTTSAGAPTTSVGAAAVSAAEPAPLPEPSPVETCVVPDVVGMVHQSAQDTVQAAGLYLLREEDATGQGRLLLHDRNWVTTAQSVPAGQVVDCSTAITLSAKKIGE; translated from the coding sequence GTGGTCCAGCAGTTCCCGTCGAACGGGTCGAAGCCGCCGCGCGCCGCGCTGTGGGTCGCGGGCGTGGTCGGGGCGCTGATCGTGCTGGGCCTGGTGGCGAACGGGCGCGGCGGGGACACCGGGGCGGAGGGCGGGGTCGCCGAGCCGTCCACCGCGGCCCCGGCGCGGCTCACCCCGGTGGGCGCGCCGACGACCTCGGCAGGCGCGCCCACCACCTCGGTCGGCGCGGCGGCGGTCAGCGCGGCGGAACCCGCCCCGCTCCCCGAGCCGTCCCCCGTCGAGACCTGCGTGGTGCCGGACGTGGTGGGAATGGTCCACCAGAGCGCGCAGGACACCGTGCAGGCGGCCGGGCTGTACCTGCTGCGCGAGGAGGACGCCACCGGGCAGGGGCGGCTCCTGCTGCACGACCGGAACTGGGTGACCACCGCGCAGAGCGTCCCGGCGGGACAGGTGGTGGACTGCTCGACCGCGATCACGCTGTCCGCCAAGAAGATCGGCGAGTGA
- a CDS encoding SGNH/GDSL hydrolase family protein — protein MRLLAAALIAALAPLASVSSALAAPEQAPVIAEVAGAPITGARIRPEHLALGDSFASGLGAGSESGACKRSQAAHPVLWAARLNSSLSFQACTGASTADIAGQVAAGVNSETSSVTLTVGGNDAGFTEVMTTCTTGTDSSCARRVAAAEQFIRAELPARLDAAYAAVRARTPAPVAVVGYPRLFEEGFCLLGPSTARRAAVNRATDLIVATTAARARAAGFSFVDVRPAFRGHGVCGGSPWVNGISLPITRSYHPNRAGQQAYAAALRAALLPAG, from the coding sequence ATGAGACTCCTGGCGGCAGCGCTGATCGCCGCGCTCGCACCACTCGCATCGGTCTCCTCCGCGCTCGCCGCGCCTGAACAGGCCCCGGTGATCGCGGAGGTCGCAGGCGCCCCGATCACCGGGGCCCGCATCCGCCCCGAGCACCTGGCGCTCGGCGACTCGTTCGCGTCCGGCCTCGGCGCGGGTTCCGAGTCCGGGGCCTGCAAGCGCAGCCAGGCCGCGCACCCGGTGCTGTGGGCGGCGCGGCTGAACTCGTCGCTGTCGTTCCAGGCCTGCACGGGCGCGTCGACCGCCGACATCGCGGGCCAGGTCGCGGCGGGCGTGAACTCCGAGACGTCCTCGGTGACCCTGACCGTGGGCGGCAACGACGCCGGGTTCACCGAGGTGATGACCACCTGCACCACCGGCACCGACTCGTCCTGCGCCCGCCGGGTGGCGGCGGCCGAGCAGTTCATCCGCGCCGAGCTGCCCGCCCGGCTGGACGCGGCCTACGCGGCGGTCAGGGCCCGCACCCCCGCGCCCGTCGCGGTGGTCGGCTACCCGAGGCTGTTCGAGGAGGGCTTCTGCCTGCTCGGCCCGTCGACGGCGCGGCGCGCGGCGGTGAACCGGGCGACCGACCTGATCGTCGCGACCACCGCCGCCCGCGCCAGGGCCGCCGGGTTCTCGTTCGTGGACGTGCGCCCGGCCTTCCGGGGCCACGGCGTCTGCGGCGGCTCCCCGTGGGTCAACGGCATCTCCCTGCCGATCACCCGCTCCTACCACCCGAACCGCGCGGGCCAGCAGGCCTACGCGGCGGCGCTGCGCGCCGCGCTGCTCCCGGCGGGCTGA
- the ligD gene encoding non-homologous end-joining DNA ligase: MAQALELTVGERVVRVSNPDKVYFPERGITKRQVVEYYLAVAEPLLAVLRDRPTTLKRFVDGVAGEAFYQKRVPKGAPEWVRVVGVRFPSGRPAEQVRPTEAAVLAWAANLGTLDFHPWPVRADDTDHPDELRVDLDPQPGTGFREAVEAAGVLREVLGELGMTGYPKTSGGRGVHVAVRIRPEWDFVDVRHAVIALGREVERRAPDLATTSWWKEERGRKVFLDFNQAARDRTIASAWSVRGTPGATVSTPVTWESLGEVDPVAFDVRTVPDYLRDVGDPHAGLDGEAFGIEELLGWYADDPRGEMPYPPDYPKMPGEPPRVQPSKARKAEQG; the protein is encoded by the coding sequence GTGGCCCAGGCTCTGGAACTCACCGTCGGCGAGCGCGTGGTGCGGGTGTCCAACCCGGACAAGGTCTACTTCCCCGAGCGGGGCATCACGAAGCGGCAGGTGGTCGAGTACTACCTGGCCGTCGCGGAGCCGCTGCTCGCGGTGCTGCGCGACCGGCCGACGACGTTGAAGCGGTTCGTCGACGGGGTGGCGGGGGAGGCGTTCTACCAGAAGCGGGTGCCGAAGGGCGCGCCCGAGTGGGTGCGGGTGGTCGGCGTGCGCTTCCCGTCCGGCAGGCCCGCCGAGCAGGTCAGGCCGACCGAGGCGGCGGTGCTGGCGTGGGCGGCGAACCTGGGCACGCTCGACTTCCACCCGTGGCCCGTGCGAGCGGACGACACCGACCACCCGGACGAGCTGCGCGTGGACCTGGACCCGCAGCCGGGCACCGGGTTCCGCGAGGCGGTGGAGGCGGCGGGGGTGCTGCGGGAGGTGCTGGGGGAGCTGGGGATGACCGGGTACCCGAAGACCTCCGGTGGGCGCGGGGTGCACGTGGCGGTGCGGATCAGGCCGGAGTGGGACTTCGTGGACGTGCGGCACGCGGTGATCGCGCTGGGCCGCGAGGTCGAGCGGAGGGCCCCGGACCTGGCGACGACGTCGTGGTGGAAGGAGGAGCGCGGCCGGAAGGTGTTCCTGGACTTCAACCAGGCGGCGCGGGACCGGACGATCGCGTCCGCGTGGTCGGTGCGGGGAACGCCGGGCGCGACCGTGTCGACGCCGGTGACGTGGGAGTCGCTGGGCGAGGTGGACCCGGTGGCGTTCGACGTGCGCACGGTGCCGGACTACCTGCGGGACGTGGGCGACCCGCACGCCGGGCTGGACGGGGAGGCGTTCGGGATCGAGGAGCTGCTGGGGTGGTACGCGGACGACCCCAGGGGGGAGATGCCGTACCCGCCGGACTACCCGAAGATGCCGGGGGAGCCGCCTCGGGTGCAGCCGTCGAAGGCGCGGAAGGCGGAGCAGGGCTGA
- a CDS encoding alpha/beta hydrolase, whose protein sequence is MPRRRHAALFLVALSALAACSAGPSTRPVIAVRGGGDGQAPPTTTSGTRELPGLEDFGGRIDWSDCTAVTKTRMSDGAPTGGLTYDCARMSARLDAPSRPGRGSLQVELLKVGSGKSALVVLGDPDGDPGTVLAARMAAALPAELLRTFTLIGVDRRGTGSSDGVQCVPGPARLGIVESDPAAASQERLLEHVGRASQECVLDMENQLTALDSWRTAADLEQLRGELGLGHLNAIGVGDGSKVLTTYAARYPSAVGRFVLDGAPDPTLDVMGVAEARAVAAQEAFAAFAADCAVRRCALGSDAEERFTALLEELRATPLRDPAGLDVTAGTATRAVLVGLAERGRWAELADALVAAERGDGAPLARFVAPLVGGTEADPPRLDAGIVTTCNDTSSRVPPERVAALAEDWGSKHPLFGAWHARQLLVCGPFPVPQLDKAPKLEQTPPVLVVSTNADPVTPRAGTERVAQSLPGGVLVGWQGGGHGALVNSACAAGFAKDFLVDGKVPSDNTVCPP, encoded by the coding sequence GTGCCGCGTCGGCGTCACGCCGCCCTGTTCCTGGTGGCACTGAGCGCGCTGGCGGCGTGCAGCGCGGGCCCGTCGACGCGGCCGGTGATCGCCGTGCGTGGCGGCGGGGACGGGCAGGCGCCACCCACCACGACGTCCGGGACGCGGGAGCTGCCGGGCCTCGAGGACTTCGGCGGCCGGATCGACTGGTCCGACTGCACCGCCGTGACCAAGACCCGGATGAGCGACGGGGCGCCCACCGGCGGGCTGACCTACGACTGCGCGCGGATGAGCGCCCGGCTGGACGCGCCCAGCCGCCCCGGTCGCGGGTCGTTGCAGGTGGAGCTGCTGAAGGTGGGGTCGGGCAAGAGCGCGCTGGTCGTGCTCGGCGACCCGGACGGCGATCCCGGCACGGTGCTGGCGGCCCGGATGGCCGCCGCGCTGCCCGCCGAGCTGCTGCGGACGTTCACGCTGATCGGGGTGGACCGCCGGGGCACCGGCAGCTCGGACGGCGTGCAGTGCGTTCCGGGGCCCGCGCGGCTGGGGATCGTCGAGTCGGACCCGGCGGCGGCCTCGCAGGAGCGGCTGCTGGAGCACGTCGGGCGGGCCAGCCAGGAGTGCGTGCTGGACATGGAGAACCAGCTGACCGCGCTGGACAGCTGGCGCACGGCCGCCGACCTGGAGCAGCTGCGCGGCGAGCTGGGGCTGGGCCACCTGAACGCGATCGGGGTCGGCGACGGCTCGAAGGTGCTGACCACCTACGCGGCGCGGTACCCGTCGGCGGTGGGGCGGTTCGTGCTGGACGGGGCCCCCGACCCGACGTTGGACGTGATGGGTGTGGCCGAGGCGAGGGCGGTGGCGGCGCAGGAGGCGTTCGCGGCGTTCGCGGCGGACTGCGCGGTGCGCCGGTGCGCGCTCGGGTCGGACGCGGAGGAGCGGTTCACGGCGCTGCTGGAGGAGCTGCGGGCCACGCCGCTGCGGGACCCGGCCGGGCTCGACGTGACGGCGGGCACCGCGACCAGGGCGGTGCTGGTCGGGCTGGCCGAGCGGGGGCGCTGGGCGGAGCTGGCCGACGCGCTGGTGGCCGCCGAGCGCGGGGACGGGGCGCCGCTGGCGCGGTTCGTCGCCCCGCTGGTGGGCGGCACCGAGGCGGACCCGCCCCGGCTGGACGCGGGCATCGTGACGACCTGCAACGACACCTCCTCGCGGGTGCCGCCCGAGCGGGTGGCGGCGCTGGCGGAGGACTGGGGGTCGAAGCACCCGCTGTTCGGGGCGTGGCACGCGCGGCAGCTGCTGGTGTGCGGGCCGTTCCCGGTGCCGCAGCTGGACAAGGCGCCGAAGCTGGAGCAGACGCCGCCGGTGCTCGTGGTGAGCACGAACGCCGACCCGGTGACGCCGAGGGCGGGGACCGAGCGGGTGGCCCAGTCGCTGCCCGGCGGGGTGCTGGTCGGCTGGCAGGGCGGTGGGCACGGGGCGCTGGTGAACTCGGCCTGCGCGGCGGGGTTCGCGAAGGACTTCCTGGTCGACGGGAAGGTGCCGTCGGACAACACCGTGTGCCCGCCGTGA
- a CDS encoding DUF3040 domain-containing protein → MLSERERKTLQEIESRLAGEEPALASALVDGKPARPTVGYALTAAFLALGIVLMTLGAFWDGVGSISFGLVVLLFSHTTWK, encoded by the coding sequence ATGCTGAGCGAGCGGGAACGCAAGACGCTGCAGGAGATCGAGTCCAGACTCGCGGGGGAGGAACCGGCGCTCGCCTCCGCGCTCGTCGACGGCAAGCCCGCCAGGCCCACGGTCGGCTACGCGCTCACCGCCGCGTTCCTGGCACTCGGGATCGTCCTGATGACGCTGGGGGCCTTCTGGGACGGGGTCGGCTCGATCTCGTTCGGCCTGGTCGTGCTGCTGTTCAGCCACACGACCTGGAAGTAG
- a CDS encoding DUF6319 family protein, with protein MAKAKQSLSPEDLDHLRAELDAGRQPPVWFTASAVGMEAGKSAKVLALTDPPEGDFIQVRPTGAKDELSFSPAELTLEKPAPRKKEPAPPPPPPAATPAAASVEPTPVEHIYTPEPPPKPKPAAKPAPKKPARGVEVTVTLNSTADGEWTVDVQSGSKRTLRAAPISAALVAQAARSLLPEVHEAVEGVLAAAREKHLARVEQLRSELEAAQRALDELSE; from the coding sequence ATGGCCAAGGCCAAGCAGAGTCTGTCCCCCGAGGACCTCGACCACCTGCGGGCTGAACTCGACGCGGGTCGGCAGCCCCCGGTGTGGTTCACCGCCTCGGCGGTGGGGATGGAGGCGGGCAAGTCGGCCAAGGTGCTGGCGCTCACCGACCCGCCGGAGGGCGATTTCATCCAGGTCCGCCCGACCGGGGCCAAGGACGAGCTGTCCTTCTCCCCGGCCGAGCTCACCCTGGAGAAGCCCGCCCCCCGCAAGAAGGAGCCCGCCCCGCCCCCACCGCCACCCGCCGCCACCCCGGCGGCGGCGTCGGTGGAGCCGACCCCGGTCGAGCACATCTACACGCCCGAACCGCCCCCGAAGCCCAAGCCCGCCGCGAAGCCCGCGCCGAAGAAGCCCGCCAGGGGCGTCGAGGTGACGGTCACGCTCAACTCCACCGCCGACGGCGAGTGGACCGTGGACGTGCAGAGCGGCAGCAAGCGCACCCTGCGCGCGGCGCCCATCTCCGCCGCGCTGGTCGCCCAGGCGGCCCGGTCGCTGCTGCCCGAGGTGCACGAGGCGGTCGAGGGCGTGCTCGCGGCGGCGCGGGAGAAGCACCTCGCCCGCGTCGAGCAGCTGCGGTCCGAGCTGGAGGCGGCGCAGCGGGCGCTGGACGAGCTGTCCGAGTGA
- a CDS encoding pyrimidine reductase family protein: MAGSLTPCWDGSVQKLWPGSGAESNITDAELERLYDHPSGLDRPWVQVNFVASADGAMTVDGRSGGLGGAADQKVFALGRDLADVVLVGAGTAAAEGYRGVVAGKARAERRARLGLAPIPPIAVVSGRCSLEPDSPLLTDTLVPPIVLTTSEAPARRRAELTEAGADVVVAGESSVHPALALRALDERGLRRVDCEGGPALFASLIAADLVDVLCLTVAPLLVAGGAGRIGAGVPSAVPRGMELSSALHDEGYLMLRYTRSR; the protein is encoded by the coding sequence ATGGCGGGGAGCCTAACGCCGTGCTGGGATGGGTCGGTGCAGAAGCTGTGGCCGGGGAGCGGCGCGGAGAGCAACATCACGGACGCGGAGCTGGAACGGCTCTACGACCACCCGTCCGGGCTCGACCGGCCGTGGGTGCAGGTGAACTTCGTGGCCAGCGCGGACGGGGCGATGACGGTGGACGGCCGCTCCGGCGGCCTGGGCGGCGCGGCGGACCAGAAGGTGTTCGCGCTGGGCCGCGACCTGGCCGACGTGGTCCTGGTGGGCGCGGGCACCGCGGCGGCCGAGGGCTACCGGGGCGTGGTGGCCGGGAAGGCGCGGGCCGAGCGCAGGGCGCGGCTGGGCCTGGCCCCGATCCCGCCGATCGCGGTGGTGAGCGGCCGGTGCTCGCTGGAGCCGGACTCGCCGCTGCTCACGGACACCCTGGTGCCGCCGATCGTGCTGACCACCTCGGAGGCCCCCGCCCGGCGGCGGGCGGAGCTGACCGAGGCCGGGGCGGACGTGGTGGTGGCGGGCGAGTCGTCGGTCCACCCCGCGCTGGCCCTGCGCGCCCTGGACGAGCGCGGCCTGCGCCGGGTGGACTGCGAGGGCGGGCCCGCCCTGTTCGCGTCCCTGATCGCGGCCGACCTGGTGGACGTGCTGTGCCTGACCGTGGCCCCGCTGCTGGTGGCGGGCGGCGCGGGCCGGATCGGCGCGGGCGTGCCGTCGGCGGTGCCGCGCGGTATGGAGCTGTCCTCGGCGCTGCACGACGAGGGCTACCTGATGCTCCGCTACACGCGGTCCCGGTAG
- a CDS encoding ATP-dependent DNA ligase produces MPLPLTPPVQPMLATSADAIPTTSDLLFEPKWDGYRCLVFRDGADVVLQSRGGKPLNRYFPEVEAALRDSALPDRVVLDGELVVSLDGRLDFDALTERIHPAASRVALLSERTPAGFVAFDLLALGDEVLLDRPTSDRRAALEEVITPSGSLHLTPCTGDVGLARRWFGLFEGAGLDGVVGKPVAGAYLPGKRAMVKVKHARTAECVVAGLRWHKDTEPGTAVGSLLLGLHDDAGVLHHVGVVGSFKAAERRALAEELSPLITGGEHPWVGQSDGRRSPGEENRWRKQSDWTPLTPERVLEVSYSQTEGAAPARLRHNGRFRRWRPDRDAASCRYDQLDQPARYDLAAVLRGEVRQAR; encoded by the coding sequence GTGCCGCTCCCGCTGACCCCGCCCGTGCAGCCGATGCTGGCCACGAGCGCGGACGCCATCCCCACCACCTCGGACCTGCTCTTCGAGCCCAAGTGGGACGGCTACCGCTGCCTGGTGTTCCGCGACGGGGCCGACGTGGTGCTCCAGTCCCGCGGCGGCAAGCCGCTGAACCGGTACTTCCCCGAGGTCGAGGCCGCCCTGCGCGACTCCGCGCTCCCGGACCGCGTGGTCCTGGACGGCGAGCTGGTCGTCTCCCTGGACGGGCGGCTCGACTTCGACGCCCTCACCGAGCGGATCCACCCGGCGGCGAGCCGGGTCGCGCTGCTGTCCGAGCGGACCCCGGCGGGGTTCGTCGCGTTCGACCTGCTCGCGCTCGGTGACGAGGTGCTGCTCGACCGGCCCACGTCCGACCGCCGGGCGGCCCTCGAGGAGGTCATCACGCCGTCCGGCTCGCTGCACCTGACCCCGTGCACCGGGGACGTCGGGCTCGCGCGGCGCTGGTTCGGCCTGTTCGAGGGCGCGGGCCTGGACGGGGTGGTCGGCAAGCCGGTGGCAGGCGCCTACCTGCCGGGCAAGCGGGCCATGGTGAAGGTCAAGCACGCCAGGACCGCCGAGTGCGTGGTCGCCGGGCTGCGCTGGCACAAGGACACCGAACCCGGCACGGCGGTCGGCTCCCTGCTGCTCGGCCTGCACGACGACGCCGGGGTGCTGCACCACGTGGGCGTGGTCGGCTCGTTCAAGGCGGCCGAGCGCCGGGCGCTGGCCGAGGAGCTGTCCCCGCTGATCACCGGGGGCGAGCACCCCTGGGTGGGGCAGTCGGACGGGCGCCGCTCGCCGGGGGAGGAGAACCGCTGGCGCAAGCAGTCCGACTGGACCCCGCTGACCCCCGAGCGCGTCCTGGAGGTCTCCTACAGCCAGACCGAGGGCGCCGCCCCCGCCCGCCTGCGCCACAACGGGCGGTTCCGCCGCTGGCGCCCCGACCGGGACGCCGCCTCCTGCCGCTACGACCAGCTCGACCAGCCCGCCCGGTACGACCTGGCCGCCGTGCTGCGCGGCGAGGTCAGGCAGGCCCGCTAG
- a CDS encoding ABC-F family ATP-binding cassette domain-containing protein, with protein sequence MGSVGFLDANGLAYRLPDGRELFRDVSFKVAANSVVAVVGANGVGKSTLLKIISGDLTPAAGSVRVQGGLGVMPQFVGSVRDESSVRDLLLSASPAPLRAAAAELDAVELALMETDDEPTQMRYASALVAYGEAGGYDAEVLWDVVTVAALGVPFERARFREVRTLSGGEQKRVVLEALLRGPEQVLLLDEPDNYLDVPGKRWLEQRLVETGKAVLLVSHDRELLAEASTHVVTVEAHGAWVHTGSFGTWHEARAARIERLAEEWKRWEDEHDRLKELVRTLQVQATISEVMAAKYRAMQTRLRRFEEAGTPPEMPVQERVAPRLRGGRTAVRAVTCEALELTGLMKPFDTEVFFGDRVAVLGSNGSGKSHFLRLLAGGDVAHTGSLRLGSRVLPGLFAQTHQHPEWLGRTLVDVLWHGEGDRKGLDRGAAMSVLSRYGLSERGDQLFDNLSGGQQARFQVLLLELSGSTLLLLDEPTDNLDLNSAEALQQALEEFTGTVVAVTHDRWFARSFDRFLLFRSDGEVVEVDEPVWDEQRVKRAR encoded by the coding sequence ATGGGGTCCGTGGGTTTCCTCGATGCGAACGGTCTCGCCTACCGGCTCCCGGACGGGCGGGAGCTGTTCCGCGACGTCTCGTTCAAGGTCGCCGCGAATTCCGTGGTGGCGGTGGTCGGCGCCAACGGCGTCGGCAAGTCGACGCTCCTCAAGATCATCTCCGGGGACCTGACCCCGGCCGCCGGCTCGGTGCGGGTGCAGGGCGGGCTGGGGGTGATGCCCCAGTTCGTCGGGTCCGTGCGCGACGAGAGCAGCGTGCGCGACCTGCTGCTCTCCGCCTCGCCCGCCCCGCTGCGCGCCGCCGCCGCCGAGCTGGACGCCGTCGAGCTCGCCCTCATGGAGACCGACGACGAGCCGACCCAGATGCGCTACGCCTCCGCGCTCGTCGCCTACGGCGAGGCCGGCGGCTACGACGCCGAGGTGCTCTGGGACGTGGTCACCGTCGCCGCGCTCGGCGTGCCGTTCGAGCGGGCCCGGTTCCGCGAGGTCAGGACGCTCTCCGGCGGCGAGCAGAAGCGGGTCGTGCTGGAGGCGCTGCTGCGCGGGCCCGAGCAGGTGCTGCTGCTCGACGAGCCGGACAACTACCTCGACGTGCCCGGCAAGCGCTGGCTGGAGCAGCGGCTCGTGGAGACCGGCAAGGCGGTGCTGCTGGTCAGCCACGACCGGGAGCTGCTCGCCGAGGCCTCCACGCACGTGGTCACGGTCGAGGCGCACGGCGCGTGGGTGCACACCGGCTCCTTCGGCACCTGGCACGAGGCGCGCGCCGCCCGGATCGAGCGGCTCGCCGAGGAGTGGAAGCGCTGGGAGGACGAGCACGACCGGCTCAAGGAGCTGGTGCGCACCCTCCAGGTCCAGGCCACGATCAGCGAGGTGATGGCCGCCAAGTACCGGGCCATGCAGACCAGGCTGCGCAGGTTCGAGGAGGCCGGGACGCCGCCGGAGATGCCGGTGCAGGAGCGGGTCGCGCCGAGGCTGCGCGGCGGGCGCACCGCCGTGCGCGCGGTGACCTGCGAGGCGCTGGAGCTGACCGGCCTGATGAAGCCCTTCGACACCGAGGTGTTCTTCGGCGACCGGGTCGCGGTGCTCGGCTCCAACGGGTCGGGCAAGAGCCACTTCCTGCGGCTGCTGGCGGGCGGCGACGTCGCCCACACCGGCTCCCTGCGGCTCGGCTCGCGGGTCCTGCCGGGGCTGTTCGCGCAGACCCACCAGCACCCCGAGTGGCTCGGGCGCACGCTCGTGGACGTGCTGTGGCACGGCGAGGGCGACCGCAAGGGGCTCGACCGGGGCGCGGCGATGTCGGTGCTCAGCCGGTACGGGCTGTCCGAGCGCGGCGACCAGCTGTTCGACAACCTGTCCGGCGGGCAGCAGGCGCGGTTCCAGGTGCTGCTGCTGGAGCTGTCCGGGTCCACCCTGCTGCTGCTCGACGAGCCGACCGACAACCTCGACCTGAACTCGGCCGAGGCGCTGCAGCAGGCGCTGGAGGAGTTCACCGGCACGGTCGTCGCGGTCACCCACGACCGCTGGTTCGCCCGCTCGTTCGACCGGTTCCTGCTGTTCCGGTCGGACGGCGAGGTCGTGGAGGTGGACGAGCCGGTGTGGGACGAGCAGCGGGTCAAGCGGGCCCGCTGA